CTAATACTATTCCTTATTACCCTAAATATACTGGGCCTACTTCCATATACATTCACCCCCACCACACAGCTCTCTCTAAATATAGGCCTTGCAGTACCACTATGACTAGCGACAGTAATTATTGGCATGCGGAACCAACCCACCGCTGCCCTAGGTCACCTCTTGCCCGAAGGAACCCCCGTCCCTTTAATCCCGGTGCTTATTATTATCGAAACAATTAGCCTTTTTATCCGCCCCCTCGCCCTTGGTGTACGACTTACAGCCAATCTCACGGCAGGCCACCTTCTTATTCAACTGATCGCCACAGCAGCCTTCGTCCTCCTACCCCTCATACCCACAGTAGCGATCTTAACCTCTATTGTCCTGTTCTTACTTACCCTTCTTGAAATTGCCGTTGCTATAATCCAAGCCTATGTCTTTGTTCTACTACTAAGCCTTTATTTACAAGAAAACGTCTAATGGCACACCAAGCACACGCATACCACATGGTTGACCCAAGCCCCTGACCTCTAACCGGCGCAATTGCCGCCCTTTTACTTACATCAGGCACTGCAGTCTGATTCCACTTCCACTCACTTACACTACTCGCCATGGGAAATATTCTATTACTTCTTACCATATATCAATGATGACGAGACATTATCCGAGAAGGTACCTTCCAGGGGCACCACACACCCCCGGTTCAAAAAGGACTACGATACGGCATAATCTTATTTATTACCTCCGAAGTATTCTTTTTCTTGGGCTTCTTCTGAGCTTTCTACCACTCTAGTTTAGCCCCCTCGCCTGAGTTAGGGGGCTGCTGGCCCCCCACAGGCATTATTACTCTTGACCCATTTGAAGTCCCACTTCTAAATACTGCAGTCCTTCTAGCATCTGGTGTTACCGTTACATGAGCCCACCATAGCATTATAGAAGGGGAGCGAAAACAAACCGTTCAAGCTCTTACTCTCACTATCTTATTAGGATTCTACTTCACTTTCCTTCAAGGTATAGAATATTACGAAGCCCCCTTTACAATCGCTGACGGCGTATACGGCTCTACTTTCTTTGTCGCCACAGGATTCCACGGCCTACATGTAATTATTGGCTCTACCTTTCTGGCCATCTGCCTCCTACGACAAATTCAATACCATTTTACATCTGAACATCACTTCGGCTTTGAAGCTGCCGCCTGATATTGACACTTTGTAGACGTCGTATGACTATTCCTATACGTCTCTATTTACTGATGAGGATCATAATCTTTCTAGTATTAATACGTATAAGTGACTTCCAATCACCCGGTCTTGGTTAAAACCCAAGGAAAGATAATGAACTTGATTACAACAATCCTTGCTATTACCACCACATTGTCCGCAGTACTAGCCACTATTTCTTTCTGATTACCACAAATTTCCCCAGACGCAGAAAAACTCTCCCCCTACGAATGTGGATTTGACCCCCTAGGGTCCGCTCGCCTGCCCTTTTCCCTACGCTTCTTCCTAATCGCCATCCTGTTCCTCCTATTTGACCTGGAAATTGCCCTCCTCCTTCCATTGCCCTGGGGAGATCAACTCACCACCCCAGCCTTTACACTTGCCTGATCCACTGCCGTGCTTGCCCTCCTTACTCTAGGCCTAATCTATGAGTGAACCCAGGGGGGCTTAGAATGAGCCGAATAGGCAGTTAGTCCAAAACAAGACCCTTGATTTCGGCTCAAAAGACCATGGTTTAAGTCCATGACCGCCTTATGACACCAGTACACTTCAGCTTTACCTCAGCCTTTATCCTAGGGCTTATAGGACTCGCATTTCACCGCACCCATCTTCTCTCAGCCCTTCTATGTTTAGAAGGTATAATATTATCTCTATTTATTGCCCTATCCCTATGGGCCCTCCAGATAGAAGCAACTGGCTACTCAGTGGCTCCCATACTTCTGCTAGCATTTTCAGCCTGTGAAGCCAGCGCAGGCCTAGCCCTACTGGTAGCAACTGCACGAACTCACGGCACGGACCGCCTCCAAAGCCTAAATCTCCTCCAATGTTAAAAATCCTGATCCCTACACTCATGCTTATCCCAACGATTTGACTTAGCCCCGCAAAATGGCTATGAACTACATCAATCGCACAAAGTTTAATTATCGCCTTAGCAAGTTTATCCTGACTTAAATGATCATCAGAAACCGGGTGGTCCTCCTCTAACCTTTATCTAGCAACCGACCCCTTATCAACACCTCTGCTAGTATTAACCTGCTGATTATTGCCCCTTATAATCCTTGCTAGCCAAAATCACATCTCTCCTGAACCCCTAAACCGCCAACGGACCTACATCTCCCTTTTGGTCTCCCTTCAAACATTTCTAATCTTAGCATTCGGGGCCACAGAGATCATCATATTTTACATCATGTTTGAAGCCACCCTACTCCCGACCCTTATCATTATTACCCGGTGGGGAAATCAAACAGAACGCCTTAACGCCGGCACCTACTTCTTATTCTACACCTTAGCAGGCTCCCTACCACTCCTCGTAGCCCTACTTCTCCTACAAAACGACAGCGGGACCCTATCTATATTTACTCTCCAGTACACAAAACCCCTACAC
The sequence above is a segment of the Salvelinus namaycush strain NEFC_F16-146 mitochondrion, complete genome genome. Coding sequences within it:
- the ATP6 gene encoding ATP synthase F0 subunit 6, whose protein sequence is MTLSFFDQFMSPTYLGIPLIAVALTIPWILFPTPSARWLNNRLITLQGWFINRFTQQLLLPLNLGGHKWAVLLTSLMLFLITLNMLGLLPYTFTPTTQLSLNMGLAVPLWLATVIIGMRNQPTAALGHLLPEGTPVPLIPVLIIIETISLFIRPLALGVRLTANLTAGHLLIQLIATAAFVLLPLMPTVAILTSIVLFLLTLLEIAVAMIQAYVFVLLLSLYLQENV
- the COX3 gene encoding cytochrome c oxidase subunit III (TAA stop codon is completed by the addition of 3' A residues to the mRNA) codes for the protein MAHQAHAYHMVDPSPWPLTGAIAALLLTSGTAVWFHFHSLTLLAMGNILLLLTMYQWWRDIIREGTFQGHHTPPVQKGLRYGMILFITSEVFFFLGFFWAFYHSSLAPSPELGGCWPPTGIITLDPFEVPLLNTAVLLASGVTVTWAHHSIMEGERKQTVQALTLTILLGFYFTFLQGMEYYEAPFTIADGVYGSTFFVATGFHGLHVIIGSTFLAICLLRQIQYHFTSEHHFGFEAAAWYWHFVDVVWLFLYVSIYWWGS
- the ND3 gene encoding NADH dehydrogenase subunit 3 (TAA stop codon is completed by the addition of 3' A residues to the mRNA); protein product: MNLITTILAITTTLSAVLATISFWLPQISPDAEKLSPYECGFDPLGSARLPFSLRFFLIAILFLLFDLEIALLLPLPWGDQLTTPAFTLAWSTAVLALLTLGLIYEWTQGGLEWAE
- the ND4L gene encoding NADH dehydrogenase subunit 4L — its product is MTPVHFSFTSAFILGLMGLAFHRTHLLSALLCLEGMMLSLFIALSLWALQMEATGYSVAPMLLLAFSACEASAGLALLVATARTHGTDRLQSLNLLQC